A single window of Methylocella tundrae DNA harbors:
- the cobS gene encoding cobaltochelatase subunit CobS, giving the protein MQSATIDESAPVAGLPDMKISVRQVFGIDTDMECPAYSSGDPHVPDLDPDYLFDRDTTLAILAGFSKNRRVMVTGYHGTGKSTHIEQVAARLNWPCVRINLDSHVSRVDLVGKDAIVIRDGKQVTEFRDGILPWALQNNIALCFDEYDAGRPDVMFVIQRVLEVSGRLTLLDQSRVIRPHPAFRLFSTTNTIGLGDTSGLYHGTQQINQGQMDRWSIVATLNYLPHDKEVDIVLAKVKRFKETKEGRDQIGKMVRVADLTRNAFIAGDLSTVMSPRTVITWAENTEIFSDVGFAFRLTFLNKCDELERALVAEFYQRCFGKELPESATNVVMT; this is encoded by the coding sequence ATGCAAAGCGCAACTATCGACGAGAGCGCCCCGGTCGCCGGCCTTCCCGACATGAAGATCTCGGTCCGCCAGGTTTTCGGGATCGACACCGACATGGAGTGTCCCGCCTATTCCAGCGGCGATCCGCATGTGCCGGATCTTGATCCTGACTATCTGTTCGATCGTGATACGACTCTCGCCATCCTCGCCGGCTTTTCCAAAAACCGGCGCGTGATGGTGACGGGCTATCACGGCACCGGCAAATCGACCCATATCGAGCAGGTCGCGGCGCGCCTCAACTGGCCATGCGTGCGCATCAACCTCGACAGCCATGTCTCGCGCGTCGATCTCGTCGGCAAGGACGCCATCGTCATCAGGGACGGCAAGCAGGTCACGGAGTTCCGGGACGGCATTCTGCCCTGGGCGCTGCAAAACAACATCGCGCTCTGTTTCGACGAATATGACGCGGGGCGTCCCGACGTTATGTTCGTCATCCAGCGCGTTCTCGAAGTATCTGGCCGTCTGACCCTGCTCGACCAGAGCCGGGTGATCCGGCCCCATCCCGCTTTTCGCCTTTTTTCAACGACCAATACGATCGGTCTTGGCGACACCTCCGGCCTCTATCACGGCACGCAGCAGATCAACCAGGGACAGATGGACCGCTGGTCGATCGTCGCTACCCTCAACTATCTGCCGCACGACAAGGAAGTCGATATCGTTCTCGCCAAGGTCAAGCGCTTCAAGGAGACCAAGGAGGGCCGCGATCAGATCGGCAAGATGGTCCGCGTCGCCGATCTCACCCGCAACGCGTTCATCGCCGGCGACCTTTCGACAGTCATGAGTCCGCGCACGGTCATCACCTGGGCGGAAAACACCGAAATCTTCAGCGACGTCGGCTTCGCCTTCCGCCTGACCTTTCTCAACAAATGCGATGAACTGGAGCGCGCGCTGGTCGCCGAATTCTACCAGCGCTGCTTTGGTAAGGAGCTGCCCGAAAGCGCGACCAATGTCGTAATGACCTGA
- a CDS encoding J domain-containing protein — protein MDLNSRIFDRIRVKREPKQAIRADQPRCDFPGCSAPGGHRAPMGRLREGEYFSFCIDHVREYNATYNYFNGMSAEDVALYQRDALVGHRPTWTMGANRGEKGFREDGDIPGTPDPLGMARPHGRRAARVEAAKPRYGVAALKALDQLGLDDTADAAAIKARYKDLVKRLHPDANSGDRSNEDKLREIIRAYNYLKTVRSA, from the coding sequence ATGGATCTAAATTCTCGTATCTTCGATCGCATCAGGGTCAAGCGTGAACCCAAACAGGCCATCCGTGCGGACCAGCCGCGCTGCGACTTTCCCGGGTGCTCCGCGCCCGGCGGACATCGCGCGCCGATGGGGCGCCTGCGCGAGGGCGAATATTTTTCCTTCTGCATTGACCATGTGCGGGAGTACAATGCGACTTACAATTATTTCAATGGGATGAGCGCGGAAGATGTCGCCTTGTACCAGCGCGACGCCCTTGTCGGGCATCGGCCGACATGGACAATGGGCGCCAATCGAGGCGAAAAAGGCTTTCGCGAAGACGGTGACATTCCTGGGACGCCCGACCCGCTCGGCATGGCCCGGCCGCATGGGCGCCGCGCCGCTCGCGTCGAAGCCGCGAAGCCGCGCTACGGAGTGGCGGCCCTGAAAGCCCTCGACCAGCTGGGCCTCGACGACACGGCGGATGCGGCCGCGATCAAAGCCCGCTACAAGGATCTGGTGAAGCGCCTGCACCCGGACGCAAACAGCGGCGATCGCTCCAACGAAGACAAGCTGCGCGAGATCATTCGCGCGTACAATTATCTGAAAACGGTCCGGTCCGCTTAA
- a CDS encoding ActR/PrrA/RegA family redox response regulator transcription factor, protein MKTEPPVAIQGVSLNEEAPELAAIGQDRSLLIVDDDKPFLARLTRSMESRGFVVRMAGSVAEGLEAIAQSPPAFAVIDMRLGDGNGLDVIVDLKTKRPDARGIILTGYGNIVTAVTAVKFGAFDYLAKPADADEIYHALLATQNDKVELPENPMSADRVRWEHIQRIYELCGRNVSETARRLNMHRRTLQRILAKRAPR, encoded by the coding sequence ATGAAAACTGAACCTCCCGTAGCGATCCAGGGCGTAAGCTTGAATGAGGAAGCTCCCGAGCTTGCCGCCATCGGGCAGGATCGCTCCCTTCTTATCGTTGACGACGACAAGCCCTTCCTGGCGCGTCTAACGCGCAGCATGGAGAGCCGCGGCTTTGTTGTGAGGATGGCGGGGTCCGTCGCCGAAGGACTGGAGGCGATTGCCCAAAGCCCGCCTGCCTTCGCGGTGATCGACATGCGGCTTGGCGACGGCAATGGCCTTGACGTCATCGTCGATCTGAAAACGAAGCGTCCGGACGCCCGCGGCATCATCCTGACGGGTTATGGCAATATCGTCACAGCCGTCACGGCGGTGAAATTCGGCGCCTTCGATTATCTGGCCAAGCCAGCAGACGCCGATGAAATCTACCATGCGCTGCTCGCGACCCAGAACGACAAGGTGGAACTGCCTGAAAATCCGATGTCGGCCGATCGCGTTCGTTGGGAGCACATCCAGCGGATCTATGAGCTTTGCGGCCGCAACGTCTCGGAGACGGCGCGCCGCCTCAATATGCATCGCCGGACGCTGCAGCGGATTCTCGCCAAACGCGCCCCGCGCTGA
- the cobT gene encoding cobaltochelatase subunit CobT produces the protein MTASNQKPPSKMESPQEPFKRAVAACMRAMAKNPALEVVYAPERPSLIQTGSAAKARLPDPPRRLDAREAAIVRGHADSMALRLACHNSDMHRRLTPQVATARAAFDAVEQARVEAIGSRRMQGVAANLDAMLDDRFLRARYADVATRADAPIEDALAMIVRERLTGLKPPKNAQRIVDLWRPFIEERAGADLDRLSGSIEDQRAFGQSVHKLLTSLEMLDEGSLNDRPEDDENSTDEADEGDADVEGEKGDEDQSGDTREMEKSEDSADAIDESEAEAADAPTGEFEDEADFSDSEQAADPRRPPTPGRADQRGVEYKAFTRKFDEIIAAEDLCDPEELERLRSYLDKQLQNLSSVVSRLANRLQRRLMAQQSRSWEFDLEEGMLDPARLSRVVIDPQQPLSFKHEKDTDFRDTVVTLLIDNSGSMRGRPITVAATCADILARTLERCGVKVEILGFTTRAWKGGQSREAWLQANKPANPGRLNDLRHIIYKSADAPWRRARKHLGLMMREGLLKENIDGEALDWAYRRLMQRPEQRRILMMISDGAPVDDSTLSVNPGNYLEKHLRHVIETIETRSPVELIAIGIGHDVTRYYRRAVTIVDAEELGGAMTEKLAELFSDTAEPKGAVRKAPARKARESRLH, from the coding sequence TTGACCGCCTCGAACCAGAAACCGCCTTCCAAAATGGAGAGCCCGCAAGAGCCGTTCAAGCGGGCGGTCGCCGCCTGCATGCGCGCGATGGCGAAAAATCCGGCTCTCGAGGTTGTCTATGCGCCCGAACGCCCGAGCCTGATCCAGACCGGCTCCGCCGCCAAGGCCCGTTTGCCCGATCCGCCAAGGAGACTGGATGCACGCGAAGCCGCGATCGTTCGCGGCCACGCTGATTCTATGGCGCTGCGCCTCGCGTGCCACAACAGCGACATGCATCGCCGCCTGACGCCACAGGTCGCAACGGCGCGGGCCGCGTTCGACGCCGTTGAGCAGGCGCGCGTCGAAGCGATCGGATCGCGAAGGATGCAGGGTGTCGCCGCCAATCTCGACGCCATGCTCGATGACAGGTTTCTGCGCGCGCGCTACGCCGACGTCGCGACGCGCGCCGACGCGCCGATCGAGGATGCCCTCGCCATGATCGTGCGTGAGCGCCTGACCGGCCTCAAGCCGCCGAAGAACGCCCAGCGCATCGTCGATCTCTGGCGGCCCTTCATCGAGGAACGCGCGGGAGCGGACCTTGATAGGCTGAGCGGCTCGATCGAAGATCAGCGCGCCTTCGGCCAGTCGGTGCACAAGCTCTTGACTTCGCTCGAAATGCTCGACGAAGGCAGCCTCAATGATCGGCCCGAGGATGATGAAAACTCCACGGACGAGGCCGATGAAGGCGACGCCGATGTCGAAGGCGAAAAAGGCGATGAGGATCAGAGCGGCGACACGCGGGAGATGGAGAAATCCGAGGACTCCGCCGACGCGATAGACGAGAGCGAAGCGGAGGCCGCCGACGCCCCGACCGGAGAGTTCGAAGATGAGGCGGATTTTTCCGACTCGGAGCAGGCGGCCGATCCACGCCGCCCGCCGACGCCAGGACGCGCCGACCAGCGCGGCGTGGAGTACAAGGCCTTCACTAGGAAATTCGATGAAATCATCGCCGCCGAGGACCTTTGCGACCCCGAAGAGCTGGAACGGCTTCGCTCCTACCTCGACAAGCAGCTGCAAAATCTCTCCTCAGTGGTGTCGCGGCTCGCCAATCGCCTGCAAAGACGCCTGATGGCTCAGCAGAGCCGCTCCTGGGAATTTGATCTCGAGGAAGGCATGCTCGACCCCGCGCGCCTCTCTCGCGTCGTCATCGATCCGCAGCAGCCGCTATCGTTCAAGCATGAGAAGGACACCGATTTTCGCGACACGGTGGTGACGCTGCTCATCGACAATTCGGGGTCCATGCGCGGGCGCCCGATCACGGTCGCGGCCACCTGCGCCGATATCCTTGCGCGCACTCTCGAGCGCTGTGGCGTCAAAGTCGAAATCCTCGGGTTCACCACAAGGGCATGGAAAGGCGGCCAATCCCGCGAGGCTTGGCTGCAGGCGAACAAGCCTGCGAACCCCGGACGGCTCAACGATCTTCGGCACATCATCTATAAATCGGCCGACGCGCCGTGGCGGCGCGCGCGCAAGCATCTCGGGCTGATGATGCGCGAGGGTCTGCTCAAGGAGAACATCGACGGCGAGGCGCTCGACTGGGCCTATCGGCGCCTCATGCAGCGCCCTGAACAGCGGCGCATTTTGATGATGATTTCAGATGGCGCGCCGGTTGATGATTCGACGCTGTCGGTCAACCCTGGCAACTATCTCGAAAAGCATCTGCGCCATGTGATCGAGACGATCGAGACGCGCTCGCCGGTCGAACTCATCGCCATCGGCATCGGCCATGACGTGACGCGCTATTACCGGCGCGCCGTCACCATTGTGGACGCGGAGGAGTTAGGCGGCGCCATGACGGAAAAGCTCGCGGAATTATTCAGCGACACCGCCGAGCCAAAGGGCGCTGTCCGCAAAGCTCCGGCGCGAAAAGCGCGCGAATCTCGGCTGCATTAG